Proteins co-encoded in one Zalophus californianus isolate mZalCal1 chromosome 9, mZalCal1.pri.v2, whole genome shotgun sequence genomic window:
- the MKX gene encoding homeobox protein Mohawk isoform X2, translating to MNTIVFNKLSGAVLFEDRGVPERERGNRPYGGVLDSTHARPEVGIPDGPPLKDNLGLRHRRTGARQNGGKVRHKRQALQDMARPLKQWLYKHRDNPYPTKTEKILLALGSQMTLVQVSNWFANARRRLKNTVRQPDLSWALRIKLYNKYVQGNAERLSVSSDDSCSEDGENPPRNHINEGGYNNPVHHPVIKSESSVIKAGVIRPESRASEDYVSPPKYKSSLLNRYLNDSLRHVMATNAAMMGKTRQRNHSGSFSSNEFEEELVSPSSSETEGNFVYRTVQPTGRDQARMTLTGRRLMQLWH from the exons ATGAACACCATCGTCTTCAACAAGCTCAGCGGCGCCGTGCTTTTTGAGGACCGCGGTGTTCCGGAACGGGAACGAGGCAACCGCCCCTATGGTGGCGTCCTGGACAGCACCCACGCCCGCCCTGAGGTGGGCATTCCGGACGGCCCGCCCCTCAAGGACAACCTCGGCCTGAGACACCGGAGAACTGG GGCCAGGCAGAATGGCGGGAAGGTGAGGCACAAGCGGCAGGCTCTGCAAGACATGGCGCGGCCCCTCAAGCAGTGGCTTTACAAGCACCGTGACAACCCGTACCCCACCAAGACCGAGAAGATCCTCTTGGCGCTCGGCTCGCAGATGACGCTGGTGCAG gTGTCAAATTGGTTTGCTAATGCAAGACGTCGGCTTAAGAATACTGTTCGACAGCCAGATTTAAGCTGGGctttaagaataaaattgtaCAACAAGTATGTTCAAGGAAATGCTGAGCGGCTTAGTGTAAGCAGCGATGATTCATGTTCTGAAG ATGGAGAAAATCCTCCAAGAAACCACATAAATGAAGGGGGCTATAATAATCCAGTTCACCATCCTGTGATTAAAAGTGAAAGCTCAGTCATAAAAGCTGGAGTGATCAGGCCAGAGTCACGGGCCAGTGAGGACTACGTATCACCCCCCAAATACAAGAGCAGCTTATTGAATCGTTACCTTAACGACTCTTTGAGACATGTCATGGCCACAAACGCTGCCATGATGGGAAAGACAAGGCAAAGAAACCATTCGGGATCTTTTAGTTCCAATGAATTTGAGGAAGAATTGGTGTCTCCCTCATCATCAGAAACCGAAGGCAACTTTGTCTATCGTACAG
- the MKX gene encoding homeobox protein Mohawk isoform X3 → MNTIVFNKLSGAVLFEDRGVPERERGNRPYGGVLDSTHARPEVGIPDGPPLKDNLGLRHRRTGARQNGGKVRHKRQALQDMARPLKQWLYKHRDNPYPTKTEKILLALGSQMTLVQVSNWFANARRRLKNTVRQPDLSWALRIKLYNKYVQGNAERLSVSSDDSCSEDGENPPRNHINEGGYNNPVHHPVIKSESSVIKAGVIRPESRASEDYVSPPKYKSSLLNRYLNDSLRHVMATNAAMMGKTRQRNHSGSFSSNEFEEELVSPSSSETEGNFVYRTDTLENGSNKGDSQQEGTKQG, encoded by the exons ATGAACACCATCGTCTTCAACAAGCTCAGCGGCGCCGTGCTTTTTGAGGACCGCGGTGTTCCGGAACGGGAACGAGGCAACCGCCCCTATGGTGGCGTCCTGGACAGCACCCACGCCCGCCCTGAGGTGGGCATTCCGGACGGCCCGCCCCTCAAGGACAACCTCGGCCTGAGACACCGGAGAACTGG GGCCAGGCAGAATGGCGGGAAGGTGAGGCACAAGCGGCAGGCTCTGCAAGACATGGCGCGGCCCCTCAAGCAGTGGCTTTACAAGCACCGTGACAACCCGTACCCCACCAAGACCGAGAAGATCCTCTTGGCGCTCGGCTCGCAGATGACGCTGGTGCAG gTGTCAAATTGGTTTGCTAATGCAAGACGTCGGCTTAAGAATACTGTTCGACAGCCAGATTTAAGCTGGGctttaagaataaaattgtaCAACAAGTATGTTCAAGGAAATGCTGAGCGGCTTAGTGTAAGCAGCGATGATTCATGTTCTGAAG ATGGAGAAAATCCTCCAAGAAACCACATAAATGAAGGGGGCTATAATAATCCAGTTCACCATCCTGTGATTAAAAGTGAAAGCTCAGTCATAAAAGCTGGAGTGATCAGGCCAGAGTCACGGGCCAGTGAGGACTACGTATCACCCCCCAAATACAAGAGCAGCTTATTGAATCGTTACCTTAACGACTCTTTGAGACATGTCATGGCCACAAACGCTGCCATGATGGGAAAGACAAGGCAAAGAAACCATTCGGGATCTTTTAGTTCCAATGAATTTGAGGAAGAATTGGTGTCTCCCTCATCATCAGAAACCGAAGGCAACTTTGTCTATCGTACAG